One Micromonospora sp. WMMD812 genomic window carries:
- a CDS encoding VWA domain-containing protein: MTWLSPARLWLLLGVLVLAGAYLLMQRRRSRYAVRFTNLRLLDRIAPDRPAWRRHVPAGLFLAMLALLVVGFARPTAEVRVPRERATVMVAVDVSTSMLATDVEPDRLAAAKGAARRFVDGLPDEFNVGLVAFAGSAAVLVPPGTDRESLHEGIDRLAEGITGVQGTAIGEAINTSLGAVKGLDSQAAKQPPPARIVLLSDGANTSGLDPMEAAGAAVAAKVPVHTISFGTPGGFVDRGGRPIQVPVDGQTLQAVADETGGMFHAASTTDELRAVYDDIGTSVGYRTERQDVSARFIGLGLVFAMGAAAGSMRWFSRLP; the protein is encoded by the coding sequence ATGACCTGGCTGTCACCGGCCCGGCTCTGGCTGTTGCTCGGAGTGCTCGTCCTGGCCGGGGCCTACCTGCTGATGCAGCGACGGCGCAGCCGGTACGCCGTCCGTTTCACCAACCTGCGGCTGCTCGACCGGATCGCGCCGGACCGTCCGGCGTGGCGCCGGCACGTGCCCGCCGGACTCTTCCTCGCCATGCTCGCGCTGCTGGTGGTCGGGTTCGCCCGGCCGACCGCCGAGGTGCGGGTGCCCCGGGAGCGGGCCACCGTGATGGTGGCGGTGGACGTCTCCACCTCGATGCTCGCCACCGACGTGGAGCCGGACCGGCTCGCCGCGGCCAAGGGCGCGGCTCGGCGATTCGTGGACGGGCTGCCGGACGAGTTCAACGTCGGGCTGGTCGCGTTCGCCGGCAGCGCGGCGGTGCTCGTGCCGCCCGGCACGGACCGGGAGTCACTGCACGAGGGGATCGACCGGCTCGCCGAGGGGATCACCGGCGTGCAGGGCACCGCCATCGGAGAGGCGATCAACACGTCGCTCGGCGCGGTGAAGGGCCTGGACAGCCAGGCCGCGAAACAGCCACCGCCGGCCCGGATCGTGCTGCTCTCCGACGGGGCGAACACCTCGGGCCTGGACCCGATGGAGGCCGCCGGGGCGGCGGTCGCCGCCAAGGTGCCGGTGCACACCATCTCCTTCGGCACGCCCGGCGGCTTCGTGGACCGGGGCGGCCGGCCGATCCAGGTGCCGGTGGACGGACAGACGCTCCAGGCCGTCGCCGACGAGACCGGCGGCATGTTCCACGCGGCCAGCACCACCGACGAGCTGCGCGCGGTCTACGACGACATCGGCACCTCGGTCGGCTACCGCACGGAACGGCAGGACGTCTCCGCCCGGTTCATCGGTCTCGGGCTGGTGTTCGCGATGGGCGCGGCGGCCGGCTCTATGCGTTGGTTCTCCCGCCTGCCCTGA
- a CDS encoding DUF58 domain-containing protein has product MRRWGSSTPAAVPADPGLAELAPDQRLRRLELTVTRRLDGLLHGQHRGLLPGPGSEPAGSREYRPGEDEVRRMDWAVTARTAVPHVREVDADRELTTWLLVDASPSMEFGTAELDKRELSVAAVAAVGFLTAGVGNRLGAQLLAPAGLRRFPARSGRTHLLGLLRALLAAPRSGAYDPAGGAPAPPDLADGLEALHRVATRRGLAVVVSDFLDGLPDDPDDPPPWERALRRLAVRHQVLAVEVTDPRELELPDVGLVTLVDPETGRRREVSTSDRRLRDRYAAAAAAQRDQVRQALRRSGATHLPLRTDRDWCADIVRHVQDQRRLAAAPGRAARGGAA; this is encoded by the coding sequence ATGAGGCGCTGGGGCAGCAGCACCCCCGCCGCCGTCCCGGCGGATCCGGGCCTCGCCGAACTCGCTCCCGACCAGCGGCTGCGCCGGCTGGAACTGACCGTCACCCGGCGGCTCGACGGCCTGCTGCACGGGCAACACCGCGGCCTGCTTCCCGGGCCGGGCAGCGAGCCCGCCGGTAGCCGCGAGTACCGGCCGGGCGAGGACGAGGTGCGCCGGATGGACTGGGCGGTCACCGCGCGGACCGCCGTACCGCACGTCCGTGAGGTCGACGCCGACCGGGAGCTGACCACCTGGCTGCTGGTGGACGCCAGTCCGAGCATGGAGTTCGGCACCGCCGAGCTGGACAAGCGGGAGCTGTCCGTGGCCGCGGTCGCCGCGGTCGGCTTCCTCACCGCGGGAGTCGGCAACCGGCTCGGCGCACAACTGCTCGCGCCGGCGGGGCTGCGCCGGTTCCCGGCCCGCAGCGGGCGTACCCATCTGCTGGGCCTGCTCCGAGCCCTGCTGGCCGCCCCGCGCAGCGGCGCGTACGACCCGGCGGGCGGCGCACCCGCGCCGCCGGACCTGGCCGACGGGCTCGAGGCCCTGCACCGCGTGGCGACCCGGCGCGGCCTCGCCGTGGTGGTCTCCGACTTCCTCGACGGCCTGCCCGACGACCCCGACGACCCGCCGCCCTGGGAGCGGGCCCTGCGCCGGCTGGCCGTCCGGCACCAGGTGCTGGCGGTGGAGGTGACCGACCCGCGCGAGCTGGAACTGCCCGACGTCGGCCTGGTCACGCTCGTCGACCCGGAGACCGGGCGCCGCCGCGAGGTGTCCACCTCGGACCGCCGGCTGCGGGACCGGTACGCCGCCGCGGCGGCGGCCCAGCGCGACCAGGTGCGCCAGGCACTGCGCCGCAGCGGGGCGACCCACCTCCCGCTGCGCACCGACCGGGACTGGTGCGCCGACATCGTGCGGCACGTGCAGGACCAGCGCCGGCTGGCCGCGGCTCCCGGCCGCGCGGCCCGAGGAGGTGCCGCATGA
- a CDS encoding MoxR family ATPase yields the protein MTDISDTLASVPSPVEAEPTPAELEQTLFEVRRVIVGQDRLVERLLTALLADGHCLLEGVPGVAKTLAAQTLATVVGGTFSRIQFTPDLVPSDIVGTRIYRASQETFDIELGPVMANLVLADEINRAPAKVQSALLEAMAERQVSIGGRTFPVPRPFLVLATQNPIESEGVYQLPEAQRDRFLMKVVVDYPSDADELAILYRMSTDRPTPHQVLDPDRLRHLQGRAERVFVHHALAEYVVRLVLATRDPGRFGLPDIEPLLAYGASPRATLGLVAAARAQALLRGREYALPEDIRELAPDVLAHRLVLSFDAIADGVTADSVVRRLVDAVPPPRLATQPEPAADLAAA from the coding sequence GTGACGGACATCTCGGACACCCTGGCCAGCGTGCCCAGCCCGGTCGAAGCCGAACCGACACCCGCCGAGCTGGAACAGACCCTCTTCGAGGTCAGACGCGTGATCGTCGGGCAGGATCGGCTCGTCGAGCGCCTGCTCACCGCCCTCCTCGCCGACGGGCACTGCCTCCTCGAAGGAGTGCCCGGCGTGGCGAAGACCCTCGCCGCACAGACCCTCGCCACCGTGGTGGGCGGCACCTTCTCGCGGATCCAGTTCACCCCCGACCTCGTCCCCTCCGACATCGTCGGCACCCGGATCTACCGGGCGTCGCAGGAGACGTTCGACATCGAGCTGGGGCCGGTGATGGCCAACCTCGTGCTCGCCGACGAGATCAACCGGGCCCCGGCCAAGGTGCAGTCCGCGCTGCTGGAGGCGATGGCCGAGCGGCAGGTCTCCATCGGCGGGCGCACCTTCCCGGTGCCCAGACCGTTCCTGGTGCTCGCCACCCAGAACCCGATCGAGTCGGAGGGCGTCTACCAGCTGCCGGAGGCGCAGCGGGACCGGTTCCTCATGAAGGTCGTCGTCGACTACCCCAGCGACGCGGACGAGCTGGCGATCCTCTACCGCATGAGCACCGACCGGCCCACGCCCCACCAGGTGCTCGACCCGGACCGGCTGCGGCACCTGCAGGGCCGGGCCGAACGCGTCTTCGTCCACCATGCGCTGGCCGAGTACGTGGTTCGGCTCGTCCTGGCCACCCGGGACCCGGGGCGGTTCGGCCTGCCCGACATCGAGCCGCTGCTGGCGTACGGGGCCAGCCCGCGGGCCACCCTCGGCCTGGTCGCCGCGGCCCGGGCCCAGGCCCTGCTGCGCGGCCGGGAGTACGCGCTGCCGGAGGACATCCGGGAGTTGGCCCCGGACGTCCTGGCACACCGGCTGGTGCTCTCCTTCGACGCGATCGCCGACGGCGTCACCGCCGACTCGGTGGTGCGCCGGCTGGTCGACGCGGTACCCCCACCCCGGCTCGCCACCCAGCCGGAACCGGCTGCGGACCTGGCGGCGGCATGA
- the arfB gene encoding alternative ribosome rescue aminoacyl-tRNA hydrolase ArfB, with protein sequence MDDGLRVSDRWVVPAGELRERFSRSSGPGGQGVNTADSRVELSFDLAGSPSVPESLRARALSRLAGRLVDGVLTIAASEHRAQLANREAARERLVALLREAVAPPPPPRRPTRPSRGAKERRLAEKKRQSQRKRERRVDGE encoded by the coding sequence GTGGATGACGGACTGCGGGTGAGCGACCGATGGGTCGTTCCCGCCGGTGAGCTGCGGGAGCGGTTCTCCCGGTCGTCCGGCCCGGGTGGGCAGGGAGTCAACACCGCCGACTCCCGGGTCGAGCTGAGCTTCGACCTGGCCGGCTCGCCCAGCGTGCCGGAATCGCTGCGCGCCCGGGCGCTGAGCCGGCTCGCCGGCCGGCTCGTCGACGGCGTGTTGACCATCGCGGCCAGCGAGCACCGGGCCCAGCTGGCCAACCGCGAGGCCGCCCGGGAGCGGCTGGTCGCGCTGCTGCGGGAGGCCGTGGCGCCGCCGCCTCCGCCCCGCCGGCCGACCCGTCCGTCGAGAGGGGCCAAGGAACGCCGGCTGGCCGAGAAGAAGCGCCAGTCGCAGCGCAAGCGGGAACGCCGCGTCGACGGGGAGTGA
- a CDS encoding trypsin-like peptidase domain-containing protein, protein MAVQTGLGEPRGPWFVSPELDPDGRGRWDGPGSGRDAGGRRWRRRALAALAVVALSTASGAAAGGWVASRDGAPGPAAASAAPVPAELVTAAERTVPGVVSVMVGGGGSGAATATGSGFAVDDQQHIITNDHILAKGGGGSVTVELPDGRRYTAEVVGREARSDLAVLKVPSNAGLAPLPLAKPGSTRVGEPVLAVGSPLGLAGTVTAGIVSALNRQVRLGANRHTAVQTDASINPGNSGGPLVNARGEVVGVNTAIATIDGNGSIGIGFAIPIDQVQQTADTIIGKGG, encoded by the coding sequence ATGGCAGTGCAGACCGGACTGGGTGAGCCGCGCGGTCCCTGGTTCGTCTCCCCGGAGCTGGACCCGGACGGGCGGGGACGCTGGGACGGGCCCGGCTCGGGGCGCGACGCGGGTGGCCGGCGCTGGCGGCGCCGGGCGCTCGCCGCACTGGCGGTGGTGGCCCTCTCCACGGCCTCCGGCGCGGCGGCCGGCGGCTGGGTGGCGAGCCGCGACGGCGCACCCGGCCCGGCGGCGGCGTCGGCGGCACCCGTGCCGGCGGAGCTGGTCACGGCGGCCGAGCGGACGGTGCCCGGCGTGGTGTCCGTGATGGTCGGCGGCGGCGGGTCCGGCGCGGCGACGGCCACCGGGTCCGGCTTCGCCGTGGACGACCAGCAGCACATCATCACGAACGACCACATCCTGGCCAAGGGCGGCGGCGGGTCGGTCACCGTCGAGCTGCCGGACGGCCGGCGGTACACCGCGGAGGTGGTCGGCCGGGAGGCGCGCAGCGACCTGGCGGTGCTCAAGGTGCCGTCGAACGCGGGGTTGGCGCCGTTGCCGCTGGCGAAGCCGGGGTCCACCCGGGTCGGCGAGCCGGTGCTGGCGGTCGGGTCGCCCCTCGGCCTCGCCGGCACCGTCACGGCCGGGATCGTCAGCGCGTTGAACCGGCAGGTGCGGCTGGGCGCGAACCGGCACACGGCGGTGCAAACCGACGCGTCCATCAACCCGGGCAACTCCGGCGGCCCACTGGTCAACGCCCGAGGTGAGGTGGTCGGGGTGAACACCGCGATCGCCACCATCGACGGCAACGGCTCGATCGGCATCGGCTTCGCCATCCCGATCGACCAGGTGCAGCAGACCGCCGACACGATCATCGGCAAGGGCGGCTGA